The following coding sequences lie in one Pseudorca crassidens isolate mPseCra1 chromosome 2, mPseCra1.hap1, whole genome shotgun sequence genomic window:
- the SMIM1 gene encoding small integral membrane protein 1 yields MQPQESSIQYSRWEDSSRDEVSVASGPGAQEASGCKRVSRKLCSGKLGISLKVLGGVALFWVVFTLGYITGYFVHKCK; encoded by the exons ATGCAGCCCCAGGAGAGTAGCATCCAGTACAGTAGGTGGGAGGACAGCAGCCGGGATGAAGTCAGCGTGGCCAGCGGGCCCGGCGCACAGGAGGCCTCGGGCTGTAAGAg GGTCTCCCGGAAGCTGTGCTCGGGCAAGCTGGGCATCTCCTTGAAGGTGCTGGGCGGAGTGGCCCTCTTCTGGGTCGTGTTCACCCTGGGCTACATCACCGGCTACTTCGTGCACAAGTGCAAATGA